One Buchnera aphidicola (Pentalonia nigronervosa) DNA segment encodes these proteins:
- the nuoF gene encoding NADH-quinone oxidoreductase subunit NuoF: MNKILHTAETHPLTWWFNNKKKTVWIEEYRKKNGYVAFEKVLKDMSPKDVINMIQESGLKGRGGAGFSTGLKWSLMSKNKTSNVRYLICNADEMEPGTYKDRLLIERVPHQLIEGVLLTAFALNVSRSYIFLRGEYVQAELILKKSIQQAIKFGYIGSNVLGTGLHFDIVLHTGAGRYICGEETALINSLEGRRANPRSKPPFPAVFGLWGKPTCVNNVETLSNVPSIILHGVKWYKNLSNSCDSGTKLMGFSGNVKNPGVWELPFGVTAREILEDYSGGMKSGLRLKTWQPGGAGTSFLTESNLDLPMDFSNIQKSGSRLGTAIAMAVDHTINMVSLVYNLEQFFSRESCGFCTPCRDGLPWIVRILHNLKNKKGHKNDINILERLCRHLGPGKTFCAHAPGAIAPLQSAMKHFRSEFELGINSKK; this comes from the coding sequence ATGAATAAAATTTTGCATACTGCTGAAACACATCCATTGACCTGGTGGTTTAATAATAAAAAAAAAACTGTTTGGATAGAAGAATATCGAAAAAAAAATGGATACGTTGCTTTCGAAAAAGTTTTAAAAGATATGTCTCCAAAAGATGTTATCAATATGATCCAGGAATCTGGTTTGAAAGGCAGAGGAGGGGCTGGATTTTCTACTGGTTTAAAATGGAGCTTAATGTCTAAAAATAAGACTAGTAATGTTCGTTATTTGATTTGTAATGCTGATGAAATGGAACCAGGTACTTATAAAGATAGGTTATTGATAGAACGAGTACCGCATCAATTAATTGAAGGTGTTTTGTTAACAGCTTTTGCTTTGAACGTATCTCGTAGTTACATTTTTTTAAGAGGAGAATATGTTCAAGCTGAATTAATTTTAAAAAAATCAATTCAGCAAGCGATAAAATTTGGTTATATTGGTTCTAATGTTTTAGGAACTGGTTTACATTTTGATATTGTTTTACATACTGGCGCAGGTCGTTATATTTGCGGAGAAGAAACTGCATTAATAAACTCATTAGAGGGTCGTCGAGCAAATCCAAGATCAAAACCGCCATTTCCAGCTGTTTTTGGATTATGGGGTAAACCAACGTGTGTTAATAACGTCGAAACATTATCTAATGTTCCCAGTATTATATTGCATGGTGTAAAATGGTATAAAAACTTGTCTAATAGTTGTGATTCTGGCACAAAATTAATGGGATTTTCAGGAAACGTGAAAAATCCTGGTGTTTGGGAATTGCCATTTGGAGTTACCGCTCGTGAAATATTAGAAGATTATTCTGGTGGTATGAAATCAGGATTACGTTTAAAAACTTGGCAACCTGGTGGTGCTGGAACAAGTTTTTTAACTGAATCTAATTTAGATTTACCAATGGATTTCAGTAATATACAGAAGTCGGGTAGTCGTTTAGGAACAGCTATTGCTATGGCTGTTGATCATACGATAAATATGGTATCTCTAGTGTACAATTTAGAACAATTTTTTTCTCGTGAATCGTGTGGATTTTGCACTCCATGTCGAGATGGTTTGCCTTGGATAGTAAGAATATTGCACAATTTAAAAAATAAAAAGGGTCATAAAAATGACATAAATATTTTAGAACGATTATGTCGGCATTTAGGTCCTGGAAAAACGTTTTGTGCTCATGCTCCAGGCGCAATTGCACCATTGCAAAGCGCAATGAAACATTTTCGTTCTGAATTTGAATTAGGTATTAATTCAAAAAAATGA